ACGACGGCCACGAGCAGCAGCACGACCGCGGCGAACGCGATCACGAGTGGGGCGGAGCTCCCGCGGGCGGCGCGCGTCATCGCCCCTCACCCGTCTCCTGGTAACGGCCGATCGGCACCGTCGCCCGCGCGTCGAGCGCGAAGGTGGGCCGCCCGAGGCCGAAGAGGTCCGGCAGCAGGGGCAGCGCGACGGCCGACGCGACCCGGACCGTGATGACCGAGGTCCCGGCGTGACAGCTGCGGGGGTACGGCGAGCAGGTGACCGTGACCTCGAGCGGCACGTCGACCAGGCCCTGGTCGGCGAGCGCCTGCCGCGCGACCGCCCGGGCCCGCTGCTCGCCGGCCACGTCGTCGGGCGCGAGCGCGTAGGCCCGGGCGGCGGCACGGGCCGCTCCACTGATCCCGAACGACCCGCGCTGCACCTCGAACACCGACAGCACGATCCACAGCAGCGGCAGCAGGAGCAGCAGGCCGAGCCACACCACCTCCACCAGGCCGCTGCCCCGCTCGTCCCGCAGAAGGTGCCTTCTCACCGCGGATCCTCCTCGACCGCCCGGCCGGTGACCGTCAGGCCGACCGCGGGGCCACCGAGACCGAGGGCGGGAACCTGGGCGCGCACCACGATCTCGACCCCCGGCGCACCCTCGACCAGGACCCGCCGTACCTCGACGTCCTCGGCGTAGCGCCCCGCGAGCGCGTCGGCGATCTGGGCCCGGGTCCGGGCCACCCCGTCCCCGGGACCGCGGTCCGCGGTGGCCGCCAGCCGGGCGCCCTCGGAGGCGGCGGCCGCGAGGGTCGTCCGCACGTGGAGGACGAGCGCGACCTGGAGCATGCCGAGCACCAGCGGCACGAGCACGAGGGTCGCCAGGGTGAAGTCGACCAGCGCCGAGCCGCGCTCGCCCCGGCTCACCGCACCGAGTCGAGCGCCGACTGCAGCATGCCGACGAGCTGGGGTTGCGCGATCCCCCACAGGGCGACGCCGATCGAGATCGTCATGAGTGTGATCAGCACCCAGCCGGGCACGTCGCCGCGCTCGTCGGGGCGGCGGCGGGTTCGA
This region of Nocardioides sp. L-11A genomic DNA includes:
- a CDS encoding TadE/TadG family type IV pilus assembly protein, with the protein product MSRGERGSALVDFTLATLVLVPLVLGMLQVALVLHVRTTLAAAASEGARLAATADRGPGDGVARTRAQIADALAGRYAEDVEVRRVLVEGAPGVEIVVRAQVPALGLGGPAVGLTVTGRAVEEDPR